A section of the Engystomops pustulosus chromosome 3, aEngPut4.maternal, whole genome shotgun sequence genome encodes:
- the LOC140121206 gene encoding somatostatin receptor type 4-like: MTTSPDLLVPVEAKVLLSTWNQSRDMTDILPPFNGVSLNIKNTSSTSAPMETERDVSMIVIQFIYAIVCLIGLIGNSMVIFVILRYAKMKTATNIYILNLAIADELFMLSVPFLAASAALQHWPFGSGMCRTVLSVDGINMFTSVFCLTVLSVDRYVAVVHPLRAARYRRPTVAKMINICVWIVSLLVISPILIFADTESSKNGVVVCNLMWPQPTWSTVFVIYTFLLGFFLPVVAICLCYILIIVKMRAVALKAGWQQRKKSEKKITRMVLMVVTVFVICWMPFYIVQLLNLFLPHMDATINHVSIILSYANSCANPILYGFFSDNFKRSFQRIVCFRWLENGTDEPVDYYATALKSKVCNNHPLDFQQEPLQSDPCYKHGTITRTTTL; the protein is encoded by the coding sequence ATGACTACATCCCCTGATCTCCTGGTGCCTGTGGAGGCTAAGGTCCTGTTGAGCACATGGAACCAGTCAAGGGACATGACAGATATTTTGCCCCCTTTTAATGGGGTCAGCTTGAACATCAAAAATACTAGCAGCACCAGTGCCCCCATGGAGACTGAGAGGGATGTGAGCATGATAGTTATCCAGTTCATCTATGCCATCGTGTGCCTCATTGGGCTGATTGGGAACTCCATGGTGATTTTTGTCATCTTGAGATATGCCAAGATGAAGACAGCGACCAACATCTACATCTTGAACTTGGCCATAGCAGATGAGTTGTTCATGTTGAGTGTGCCCTTCTTGGCAGCCTCTGCAGCCCTGCAGCACTGGCCCTTTGGCTCAGGGATGTGTCGTACTGTCCTCAGTGTGGATGGGATTAACATGTTCACCAGTGTCTTCTGCTTGACTGTGCTTAGTGTGGACAGGTATGTGGCAGTGGTCCATCCTCTGCGGGCAGCAAGGTACAGAAGACCCACTGTGGCAAAGATGATCAATATCTGTGTTTGGATTGTGTCCCTCTTGGTCATTTCCCCCATCCTGATATTTGCAGACACAGAGTCCTCCAAGAATGGAGTAGTGGTCTGCAACCTCATGTGGCCCCAGCCCACTTGGTCCACTGTATTTGTCATCTACACCTTTCTACTGGGCTTCTTCTTACCGGTGGTGGCCATCTGCTTATGTTATATCCTCATCATTGTAAAAATGAGAGCGGTGGCTTTGAAGGCAGGGTGGCAACAGAGGAAGAAATCCGAGAAGAAGATTACCAGGATGGTCCTCATGGTAGTCACTGTCTTTGTTATCTGCTGGATGCCCTTCTACATTGTCCAACTCCTTAACCTGTTCCTACCACACATGGACGCCACCATCAACCACGTCTCCATCATATTAAGTTATGCCAACAGTTGTGCCAACCCCATCCTCTATGGCTTTTTCTCAGATAACTTTAAGAGGTCCTTCCAGAGGATCGTTTGTTTTCGGTGGCTGGAGAATGGCACAGACGAGCCAGTGGATTACTATGCCACAGCCCTGAAGAGTAAGGTGTGTAATAACCATCCACTGGACTTCCAACAGGAGCCCCTGCAATCTGACCCTTGTTACAAACATGGGACAATCACTAGGACCACTACCCTATAG